Proteins from one Corynebacterium epidermidicanis genomic window:
- a CDS encoding enoyl-CoA hydratase/isomerase family protein — MTDQLLSEVRGNAGIITLNREKAINALTHEMVLEMTKVLDGWHDDPAVKLVIVRGAGERGLCAGGDVAALYDDALADGTAGAEFWADEYGLNLMISDYPKPYVAIMNGLVLGGGVGISAHGSHRIVTDSTKLGMPEVGIGFAPDVGGSWLLAHAPDNLGFHYGLTGAHEGGAQAIEAGLADYFVPDELIETLVADLCASGVVGDIEKHAVQPARGFGPDRVEMARVYDAESVEEILANLDASQAEWASDAAKRIRRNCPLALKVTFASISGAREKTLAEALQQEFRISCNMQRGTEFVEGVRAQLIDKDRNPQWNPSSLGEVEPEEMARMLGPVDDPRVEDIEL; from the coding sequence GTGACCGATCAGCTCCTCAGTGAAGTCCGTGGTAACGCGGGCATCATCACGCTCAATCGCGAAAAGGCCATCAACGCCCTCACCCATGAAATGGTGTTGGAAATGACCAAAGTGCTCGACGGGTGGCACGACGATCCAGCCGTGAAGCTCGTCATCGTGCGCGGCGCTGGGGAGCGGGGCTTGTGTGCTGGTGGCGACGTCGCCGCGCTTTACGACGACGCCCTGGCCGACGGCACCGCCGGCGCAGAATTCTGGGCCGATGAATACGGGCTCAACCTGATGATTTCCGATTACCCGAAGCCTTACGTCGCCATCATGAATGGACTCGTCCTCGGCGGGGGCGTCGGCATTTCTGCTCATGGTTCCCACCGTATCGTCACCGATAGCACGAAACTTGGGATGCCTGAAGTTGGCATTGGGTTCGCACCAGATGTTGGTGGCTCCTGGCTGCTTGCGCATGCTCCCGACAATCTTGGTTTCCACTACGGCTTGACCGGCGCACATGAGGGCGGCGCTCAGGCGATTGAAGCGGGGCTGGCCGACTACTTTGTGCCCGATGAGCTGATTGAAACTCTCGTCGCCGATCTCTGCGCCTCGGGCGTGGTGGGGGACATTGAGAAGCATGCGGTCCAGCCAGCCCGCGGTTTTGGGCCTGATCGAGTGGAGATGGCCCGGGTCTATGATGCTGAAAGTGTTGAGGAAATCCTGGCCAACCTGGATGCCAGCCAAGCGGAATGGGCGTCTGATGCGGCGAAGCGGATTCGACGTAACTGCCCGTTGGCGCTGAAGGTGACATTTGCGTCGATAAGCGGTGCCCGCGAGAAGACGCTGGCAGAAGCTCTCCAGCAGGAATTCCGAATCTCCTGCAACATGCAGCGAGGCACCGAGTTCGTGGAAGGGGTGCGGGCGCAGCTAATTGATAAGGATCGCAACCCGCAATGGAATCCGAGTAGCCTGGGGGAAGTCGAGCCTGAGGAAATGGCCCGCATGCTCGGTCCGGTCGACGACCCCCGAGTGGAAGATATTGAACTCTAG